One genomic region from Cydia amplana chromosome Z, ilCydAmpl1.1, whole genome shotgun sequence encodes:
- the LOC134661215 gene encoding histone-lysine N-methyltransferase SMYD3, whose amino-acid sequence MKNKFRNTDSNIKAGDLLLTEQPFAFVLMSKEKGIRCDNCLEKGKVLKCSGCQFVHYCGRACQRDAWNDHKWECANLKRVAPKVVPDAARMLAKIINRLARGDGHSYRSFYSATGFRMWKDLMSHYSDLKADKKRMEHFSSLCVVLFEFLKDISLPNTVELMGIYGRMIINSFTILDTDMNSIGTGVYLASSIVDHSCNPNAVATFDGKTINLRALTDLPCLDWDQIRISYIDLMYTPYERQTDLLENYYFLCQCEKCLDETQVRTVHAAKCLNVDCKNTVNIPWKNCPLVRKADSKHVNGVSVNGDSNGDTVNGDSTGDTVNGENRVEELPDVIRCDECGTKYTDKHVEDFQRAMDITEEHLKVMKDASVAYVDICQYCLSRQGALHPLNVLRAQTLDHAFDALVLVRLWERAQDIAELLLPCFRFYYGERHPLLGILHLKYGKILLYKMWIPKALEHFKSAEKILKITHGDKHPLYREQLMPIMRQAMVESSYGN is encoded by the exons ATGAAGAATAAATTTAGGAATACAGACTCTAACATTAAGGCGGGTGATCTTCTTTTAACTGAACAGCCGTTCGCCTTCGTGTTGATGTCTAAAGAAAAGGGTATTCGCTGTGATAACTGCTTGGAAAA GGGCAAGGTGCTCAAATGCTCGGGATGCCAGTTCGTGCACTACTGTGGGCGAGCGTGCCAGAGGGATGCGTGGAATGACCACAAG TGGGAATGCGCGAATCTGAAGAGAGTGGCGCCTAAAGTGGTCCCCGATGCGGCTCGGATGCTGGCGAAGATCATTAACCGGCTCGCCAGGGGCGACGGCCATTCTTATAGGTCTTTCTATTCCGCCACTGGCTTCAGGATGTGGAAGGACCTGATGTCGC ATTATTCCGACCTGAAAGCCGATAAGAAACGGATGGAGCACTTTTCGTCACTATGCGTTGTGCTGTTCGAGTTCCTGAAGGACATATCCCTTCCTAACACCGTCGAACTTATGGGCATATACGGAAGA ATGATCATAAACAGCTTCACGATCCTGGACACGGACATGAACTCGATAGGCACGGGCGTGTATCTGGCGTCGTCTATAGTCGACCACAGTTGCAACCCCAACGCGGTGGCCACTTTCGACGGCAAGACGATTAACCTGCGGGCGCTCACCGACCTACCATGTCTGGACTGGGACCAG ATCCGCATTTCCTACATCGACCTAATGTACACACCGTACGAGCGACAAACGGATCTACTGGAGAACTATTACTTCCTATGCCAGTGTGAGAAGTGCTTGG ACGAAACCCAAGTTCGTACGGTGCACGCGGCAAAATGCCTCAACGTAGACTGCAAGAACACAGTCAACATTCCGTGGAAGAACTGCCCTTTAGTGAGAAAGGCTGACAGTAAACACGTAAACGGGGTCAGTGTGAACGGGGACAGTAACGGGGATACTGTGAACGGGGACAGTACCGGGGATACTGTGAACGGCGAAAATAGGGTGGAAGAGTTGCCTGATGTTATAAG GTGTGACGAATGCGGGACCAAATATACGGATAAGCACGTGGAGGACTTCCAACGGGCTATGGACATAACTGAAGAGCATCTAAAGGTCATGAAGGACGCTTCTGTGGCTT ACGTGGACATATGCCAGTACTGCCTGTCGCGGCAGGGCGCGCTGCACCCGCTGAACGTGCTGCGCGCGCAGACGCTCGACCACGCGTTCGACGCGCTAGTGCTCGTGCGCCTGTGGGAGCGCGCGCAGGACATCGCCGAACTGCTGCTCCCCTGCTTCCG ATTTTACTACGGCGAGCGACACCCCCTCCTAGGCATCCTCCACCTCAAGTACGGTAAGATCCTTCTATACAAGATGTGGATACCAAAAGCGTTGGAACACTTCAAGAGCGCCGAGAAGATACTTAAGATAACCCACGGCGATAAGCATCCGCTGTATAGAGAACAACTGATGCCTATCATGAGGCAGGCCATGGTGGAATCGAGCtacggaaattaa
- the LOC134661878 gene encoding uncharacterized protein C1orf131 homolog: MSLVLTKAALALKNAENNFQFVKFEAHKPKKKQAEADNDVKPSQKELNQKKDIDLKKIRHEVVKFGMSGFDPSKKEEARIALAVSLGARPPKKEYLNYKELMQKRKQEKQKEQEEKQMMRSKSVLQSGGKKKKKTGNDVGHLLDTYGKVQKKDLKKKDGPSIKKKRKK; the protein is encoded by the exons ATGTCCCTTGTGCTTACGAAAGCTGCTTTAGCGCTCAAAAACGCAGAGAACAATTTTCAATTCGTCAAATTTGAAGCACATAAACCAAAAAAGAAGCAAGCAGAAGCAGACAATGATGTGAAACCTAGTCAAAAAGAATTGAATCAAAAGAAAGACATAGATCTTAAGAAAATCAGGCATGAAGTAGTTAAATTTGGTATGTCAGGGTTCGACCCGTCGAAGAAAGAAGAAGCCAGGATTGCACTTGCAGTTAGTTTAG GAGCAAGACCGCCTAAGAAGGAATATCTTAACTACAAGGAACTAATGCAGAAGAGGAAACAGGAGAAACAGAAGGAACAAGAAGAGAAGCAGATGATGAGATCAAAGAGCGTGCTGCAGAGCGGtggaaagaagaagaaaaagaccGGAAATGATGTTGGACACTTGTTAGATACATACGGGAAG GTACAAAAAAaggatttgaaaaaaaaagatggACCAAGTATTAAAAAGAAGAGAAAGAAGTGA
- the LOC134661210 gene encoding putative uncharacterized protein DDB_G0277255, with product MKFSTGSSSSSLASDSLSRKSTLCIYTEIDAPAPLPPCERMDSSSEAMELRRELDAVRSALQQQSESVLKQRHQLVEAGQALAARDKRANQERRLRQDQLALVLRSLVLLESRLTREQKQVHIALHQKEKIIKYQQEEIVKLKARKGFCSNCQQLLGFTSEQTNIETDPEFQSLESTDSRFQNNFVRSSSYRERNSPPVFQKNTRLSKSFQLPKNDITYGNSSSSEEGNNASTGSKGTFIKNKQAFVRRDVFRRSRKYSGRKSNKYYDNSQKGYNQTNSSSAEECVGMSYQVNNENDLTANQIAKDIRRASMKIDQLIGEAKKDIDNASESEKTYSTKMERLHGIKRQASDEIKANRQVFLNNVLNEEANEKPWYCNVSDPEQDTDCMEQRGALNNNKSKSADDLLVAGFNSGILNAEVISAKNEVLCKNMIQDNDRFNNRFDDKNNNLQSTLTKTNPNDINDNWYASTSDADDSPTNEIYKNNPVLECVNQILLQNSLDDSSNDNSKSSEAPSPKSSTKRVQFSTLNSISYEDKVRANNHTLPRSEKRANKIVKFSLETASEHSYEVPNTAQGFQYEIQSIYSNEYEPIVTKAAERVVPLPRTTAAKVPVPNIRGSIVKNLAANIERNTEKKDAELGSMKIFNKRKVPRTPPALPPKPKNLSAKFKAEKTEPSDSEAVAANQRVAEVKRRVGQVATVNVEPDYCSISEINVPVVSNGKRELLLSQPTVEIHNEQYPVHVSQRNNSVAKVVSLPRIQNKISDKDIPKLPQVTEIIIPDEDEKQEESNFPQDSYLPNFNMHPMQPKVDPRASIQMGNTVSSILSEINKGGKSGGKHINLTELDHQFNRGPEKAELHKAEYFDDIDKFDLSQNFEEFKIDDELGSIVAEEYRISSGSSDGSMSDVVTEHILPVPEDGGKDKFDTFLEGENVNKQKNAKLSNKPDLLSNIENLETESVRNSDIESSNSSGSNSGSYNTVKCEPRMIVAKAEVAKTKGTFDIFLETSGLSSKSIATNKQFIGVRPPSANHKNVLKPKDIKMKVKNPATTNKINEKPMTTAIKYFEPYV from the coding sequence ATGGACAGCAGTTCCGAAGCGATGGAGCTGCGACGCGAGCTGGACGCGGTCCGCAGCGCCCTGCAGCAGCAGTCTGAGTCCGTCCTCAAGCAGCGGCACCAGCTCGTCGAAGCCGGCCAAGCCCTCGCCGCCCGCGACAAGCGCGCCAACCAGGAGCGCCGCCTCCGCCAGGACCAGCTCGCCCTCGTGCTCCGCTCCCTAGTCCTCCTGGAGTCCCGCCTCACCAGAGAACAGAAACAAGTGCACATAGCTCTTCACCAGAAAGAGAAAATTATTAAGTACCAGCAAGAGGAAATCGTCAAACTCAAAGCACGAAAGGGATTTTGCAGCAACTGCCAACAGCTTCTAGGCTTCACGAGCGAGCAAACAAACATCGAGACCGACCCAGAATTCCAAAGCCTGGAGAGCACTGACTCTAGATTCCAAAACAACTTTGTCAGAAGTTCGAGTTACCGCGAACGAAATTCGCCACCTGTATTCCAGAAGAACACTAGGTTGAGTAAAAGCTTCCAGTTACCTAAAAACGATATCACGTATGGCAATAGCAGTTCGAGCGAAGAAGGCAACAACGCCAGCACCGGCAGCAAAGGAACGTTTATTAAAAACAAGCAAGCGTTTGTCAGGCGAGACGTTTTCAGACGGTCAAGGAAATACTCTGGGAGAAAGAGTAACAAGTATTACGATAACTCGCAAAAGGGTTATAACCAAACCAATAGCAGTAGCGCCGAAGAATGTGTCGGCATGAGCTATCAAGTCAATAACGAAAACGACTTAACAGCCAATCAAATTGCAAAAGACATAAGGAGGGCGTCTATGAAAATAGACCAACTTATCGGTGAAGCTAAGAAAGATATAGATAATGCCAGTGAATCAGAGAAAACTTATTCTACAAAAATGGAAAGACTGCACGGAATAAAAAGACAGGCGTCTGATGAAATTAAGGCTAACAGACAAGTATTCTTAAACAACGTTCTCAATGAAGAGGCAAATGAGAAACCTTGGTACTGCAATGTCAGCGACCCCGAGCAAGACACTGACTGTATGGAGCAGCGGGGGGCACTCAATAACAACAAGTCCAAATCTGCCGACGACTTGCTCGTGGCCGGCTTCAACAGTGGTATTCTCAACGCTGAAGTCATATCAGCTAAAAATGAAGTGTTGTGCAAGAACATGATACAGGACAACGACCGATTCAATAACAGATTCGATGATAAGAACAATAACCTACAATCTACTTTGACTAAAACTAACCCTAACGATATCAACGACAACTGGTACGCCAGCACGAGTGACGCAGACGACAGCCCGACCAAcgaaatatacaagaacaacCCCGTGCTCGAGTGCGTCAATCAGATTTTACTCCAAAACTCTCTGGATGATAGCAGCAACGACAACTCCAAGTCTAGCGAAGCTCCGAGTCCTAAATCTTCGACCAAACGGGTCCAATTTTCCACGCTCAATAGCATTTCGTATGAAGACAAAGTGCGAGCAAACAATCACACTCTGCCACGATCAGAGAAGAGAGCGAACAAAATCGTAAAGTTCAGCCTGGAGACGGCGTCTGAACACAGCTACGAGGTCCCCAACACCGCGCAGGGATTTCAGTACGAGATACAAAGTATCTATAGCAATGAATACGAACCGATAGTCACTAAGGCTGCCGAACGGGTTGTGCCGCTGCCGCGTACAACAGCCGCGAAAGTCCCCGTGCCAAACATTAGAGGCTCTATAGTTAAGAATCTAGCTGCTAACATAGAACGTAACACTGAGAAGAAGGATGCCGAATTGGGCTCGATGAAGATTTTCAACAAGAGAAAAGTGCCGCGAACTCCCCCCGCCCTGCCGCCGAAACCAAAGAACCTGTCGGCCAAATTCAAAGCCGAGAAAACAGAACCGTCAGACTCTGAAGCCGTTGCGGCTAACCAACGGGTTGCAGAAGTTAAGAGGAGAGTGGGCCAAGTAGCAACAGTTAACGTAGAACCCGACTACTGCTCCATTTCAGAGATAAATGTTCCAGTAGTCAGCAATGGCAAAAGGGAGTTGCTACTCTCACAGCCAACGGTCGAGATTCACAACGAGCAGTACCCCGTACACGTGAGTCAGCGGAACAACAGCGTGGCTAAGGTGGTGTCGCTACCTCGCATCCAGAACAAAATAAGCGATAAAGACATACCCAAACTACCCCAAGTCACCGAGATCATCATTCCCGACGAAGATGAAAAACAAGAAGAATCTAATTTCCCGCAAGACAGTTACTTACCCAACTTTAACATGCATCCTATGCAACCGAAAGTGGACCCCCGCGCTTCTATCCAAATGGGTAACACGGTGTCCTCTATCCTGTCTGAGATAAATAAGGGAGGGAAAAGCGGCGGCAAACACATCAACCTCACCGAGTTGGATCACCAATTCAATCGCGGCCCCGAAAAAGCGGAACTACACAAGGCAGAGTACTTCGATGACATCGACAAGTTTGatttgtcccaaaattttgaaGAATTTAAAATAGATGACGAGTTAGGCAGCATCGTGGCAGAGGAATACCGCATCAGCTCTGGCAGCAGTGACGGTTCCATGTCCGACGTCGTCACTGAACATATCTTACCAGTGCCTGAAGATGGTGGCAAGGACAAATTCGATACATTTCTCGAAGGTGAAAAtgtaaacaagcaaaaaaacgccAAATTATCGAATAAGCCCGATCTCTTGTCGAACATAGAGAATTTAGAGACTGAATCGGTCAGGAATTCTGATATCGAATCGAGCAATTCGTCTGGCAGCAACAGTGGATCATACAACACTGTGAAGTGTGAGCCGAGAATGATAGTGGCAAAAGCGGAGGTGGCTAAGACGAAAGGTACCTTCGACATCTTCCTGGAGACGTCGGGTCTGAGCAGCAAGAGTATTGCGACCAACAAGCAGTTCATCGGCGTGAGGCCCCCGAGTGCCAATCATAAAAACGTGCTCAAGCCAAAAGACATCAAAATGAAAGTAAAAAATCCCGCGACAACGAATAAAATCAACGAAAAACCTATGACTActgctattaaatattttgaaccATACGTGTAA